The Streptomyces sp. NBC_00224 genome has a window encoding:
- a CDS encoding amidohydrolase family protein — translation MTELPRIVSVDDHVIEPAHLFETWLPARYRERGPHPLTAGIGELAYVGGKCRITMDPEGPPTDWWIYEDLKFPYKRNIAAVGFDRDDMTLEGITRKEMRRGCWDPKARLADMDMNHVEASLCFPTFPRFCGQTFAEAKDKEVALACVRAYNDWMVEEWCGDSGGRLIPLCLIPLWDIDLAVAEIRRNAARGVRAVTFSEIPTYLGLPSIHSGYWDPFFAVCEETGTVVNMHIGSSSQMPAASPDAPPAVQASLSFNNAMASMMDFLFSGVLVKFPRLKLAYSEGQMGWIPYALERADDVWEEHRAWGGVRDLIPEPPSTYYYRQIFCCFFRDKHGIASIKTVGVDNATFETDYPHVDSTWPHTKEVALDHVQGLDDETVYKLMRGNAIRMLGLDLDR, via the coding sequence ATGACCGAACTGCCGCGCATCGTCAGCGTCGACGACCATGTGATCGAACCGGCCCACCTCTTCGAGACCTGGCTCCCGGCCAGGTACCGCGAGCGCGGGCCGCACCCGCTGACCGCCGGGATCGGTGAACTGGCCTACGTGGGCGGCAAGTGCCGGATCACCATGGACCCGGAAGGGCCGCCGACCGACTGGTGGATCTACGAGGACCTGAAGTTCCCGTACAAGCGCAACATCGCCGCCGTCGGCTTCGACCGCGACGACATGACGCTGGAGGGCATCACCCGCAAGGAGATGCGGCGGGGATGTTGGGATCCGAAGGCGCGGCTCGCCGACATGGACATGAATCACGTCGAGGCGAGCCTGTGCTTCCCGACCTTCCCGCGGTTCTGTGGGCAGACGTTCGCTGAGGCCAAGGACAAGGAGGTCGCGCTGGCCTGTGTGCGGGCGTACAACGACTGGATGGTTGAGGAGTGGTGCGGGGACAGTGGCGGGCGCCTGATCCCGCTCTGTCTCATCCCACTCTGGGACATCGACCTCGCCGTCGCGGAGATCCGGCGCAATGCAGCACGCGGGGTGCGGGCGGTGACGTTCTCCGAGATCCCGACGTACCTAGGGCTCCCGTCGATTCACTCCGGCTACTGGGATCCGTTCTTCGCGGTCTGCGAAGAGACGGGCACAGTCGTCAACATGCACATCGGCAGCAGCAGTCAGATGCCCGCCGCCTCCCCCGACGCCCCGCCCGCCGTGCAGGCCTCGCTCAGCTTCAACAACGCGATGGCGTCGATGATGGACTTCCTTTTCTCCGGCGTTCTCGTGAAGTTCCCGCGCCTGAAACTCGCGTACTCCGAGGGTCAGATGGGCTGGATCCCGTACGCCCTGGAGCGCGCCGACGACGTGTGGGAGGAACACCGCGCCTGGGGCGGGGTGCGCGACCTGATCCCCGAGCCGCCCTCCACGTACTACTACCGCCAGATCTTCTGCTGCTTCTTCCGCGACAAACACGGCATCGCCTCGATCAAGACAGTCGGAGTCGACAACGCCACCTTCGAGACCGACTACCCCCACGTCGACTCGACATGGCCACACACCAAGGAGGTCGCCCTCGACCACGTCCAGGGCCTCGACGACGAGACGGTGTACAAGCTGATGCGGGGCAACGCGATCCGCATGCTGGGATTGGACCTCGACCGCTGA
- a CDS encoding ATP-binding protein, translating into MQVLQVQLEVGADPAEVGRARRWARSRLAGSGIRLDEPLAETLILLISELVTNAVVHTGCPAVLRMLFGPVDGPADGGTVRVEVADTSACAPKPRHADGDDTNGRGLELVDGLADRWGWQVEGVGKSIWCEVDRCCDGGAPERTGGAFEPGAYEPSCAVTNRA; encoded by the coding sequence GTGCAGGTGCTTCAAGTTCAGTTGGAGGTCGGAGCCGACCCCGCCGAGGTGGGGCGCGCTCGCAGATGGGCTCGCTCGCGGCTGGCAGGGTCCGGGATACGGCTGGACGAGCCGCTCGCCGAGACCCTGATCCTGCTCATCTCGGAGCTCGTCACCAACGCGGTGGTGCACACCGGCTGCCCGGCCGTGCTGCGGATGCTGTTCGGCCCCGTCGACGGACCGGCCGACGGCGGCACGGTCCGGGTCGAGGTGGCCGACACCAGTGCGTGCGCCCCGAAGCCGCGCCACGCGGACGGCGACGACACCAACGGCCGGGGCCTTGAGCTGGTCGACGGCCTCGCCGACCGCTGGGGCTGGCAGGTGGAGGGCGTGGGCAAGTCGATCTGGTGCGAGGTCGACCGGTGCTGCGACGGGGGCGCGCCGGAGCGTACGGGCGGGGCGTTCGAGCCGGGCGCGTATGAGCCGTCGTGCGCTGTCACAAATCGGGCGTAA
- a CDS encoding acyl-CoA dehydrogenase family protein, with the protein MDFTFPPEDDTFRHHARAWLDAHPPDRAPRQWERTLGDGGWIGLGWGETPYGNRTGSLTQQVVWAEEYARTPNTPPRLGHIGENLLAPTLLAHGTPAQKDRFLPGIACGEAIWCQGYSEPGAGSDLAAVRTSATRDSTGAYRLSGQKIWTSYAHEADWCFVLARTESGSHRHHGLSLLLVPMDQPGGRVEVRPIRQLTGTSEFNEVFFDGARADPDHLVGGEGNGWRVAMDLLAAERGVSTLAQQIGFEAELERVIRRAESGAEGGTIDPLLRDRIVRQWAELRTMRWNALRTLGGGDPAAPSVAKLLWGGWHQRLGELAMAVRGAAGAVGPYDWSEERPYELDAFQRLFLFSRADTIYGGSDEIQRTIIAERVLGLPREARGQ; encoded by the coding sequence ATGGACTTCACCTTCCCCCCGGAAGACGACACCTTCCGCCACCACGCCCGCGCCTGGCTCGACGCGCACCCGCCCGACAGAGCCCCCCGCCAGTGGGAGCGAACCCTCGGCGACGGGGGATGGATCGGGCTCGGGTGGGGCGAGACCCCGTACGGGAACCGCACGGGCAGCCTCACCCAACAGGTCGTCTGGGCCGAGGAATACGCCCGTACCCCAAACACCCCACCCCGCCTCGGCCACATCGGAGAGAACCTCCTCGCCCCCACCCTCCTCGCCCACGGCACCCCCGCCCAGAAGGACCGCTTCCTGCCCGGCATCGCCTGCGGGGAGGCGATCTGGTGTCAGGGCTACAGCGAGCCCGGCGCCGGCTCCGACCTCGCCGCCGTCCGTACGAGCGCCACCCGCGACTCCACCGGCGCGTACCGCCTCTCCGGCCAGAAGATCTGGACCTCGTACGCCCATGAAGCCGACTGGTGCTTCGTGCTCGCCCGTACCGAATCCGGCTCGCACCGCCACCATGGCCTCTCCCTCCTCCTCGTCCCGATGGACCAGCCGGGCGGCAGGGTCGAGGTCCGGCCGATCCGGCAGCTGACGGGGACGAGCGAGTTCAACGAGGTCTTCTTCGACGGCGCCCGCGCCGACCCCGACCACCTCGTCGGCGGCGAGGGCAACGGCTGGCGCGTCGCCATGGACCTGCTCGCCGCCGAACGCGGAGTCTCCACCCTGGCCCAACAGATCGGGTTCGAGGCGGAGTTGGAGCGCGTCATCCGGCGAGCGGAAAGCGGCGCGGAAGGCGGCACCATCGACCCCCTCCTCCGCGACCGGATCGTCCGCCAGTGGGCCGAGCTCCGCACCATGCGCTGGAACGCGCTGCGCACCCTCGGCGGCGGCGACCCCGCCGCCCCCAGCGTCGCCAAACTCCTCTGGGGCGGCTGGCACCAGCGTCTCGGTGAGCTCGCCATGGCCGTACGGGGCGCGGCCGGCGCGGTCGGGCCGTACGACTGGAGCGAGGAGCGGCCGTACGAACTCGACGCGTTCCAGCGGCTGTTCCTCTTCTCGCGGGCCGACACCATCTACGGCGGCTCCGACGAGATCCAGCGCACCATCATCGCCGAGCGCGTGCTCGGCCTGCCGAGGGAGGCCAGGGGCCAGTGA
- a CDS encoding Zn-dependent alcohol dehydrogenase, with amino-acid sequence MRGVLFDGTHAQVVDDLEIREPGPGEVQVAIAAAGLCHSDLSVIDGTIPFPVPVVLGHEGAGVVEAVGAGVTHVAPGDHVALSTLANCGACGDCDRGRPTMCRKAIGRPGRPFSRGGAPVHQFASNSAFAERTVVKAVQAVKIPPDLPLVSAALIGCAVLTGVGAVLNRARVDRGDTVVVIGTGGIGLNVLQGARIAGARTIVAVDTNPAKEAAARQFGATHFLTSVDGVREVLATGADHVFECVGHVGLVRQAVDLLDRHGQAILLGMPAPTAEATFAPAAMFLDKSILGCRYGSSRPQHDIPRYAELYRTGVLLLDELVTETYPMEDFAKAVDDARQGRVARGVLTF; translated from the coding sequence GTGAGAGGTGTTCTGTTCGACGGTACGCACGCACAGGTGGTCGACGACCTGGAGATACGCGAGCCGGGGCCGGGCGAGGTCCAGGTGGCGATCGCCGCCGCCGGGCTCTGCCACTCCGACCTCTCCGTCATCGACGGGACGATCCCCTTCCCCGTACCCGTGGTGCTCGGCCACGAGGGCGCGGGCGTTGTCGAGGCGGTCGGGGCAGGCGTCACCCATGTCGCGCCGGGCGACCACGTGGCGCTCTCCACTCTCGCCAACTGCGGGGCGTGCGGCGACTGCGACCGGGGGCGGCCCACCATGTGCCGCAAGGCGATCGGACGGCCCGGGCGGCCGTTCTCGCGCGGCGGCGCGCCCGTCCACCAGTTCGCCTCTAACTCCGCCTTCGCCGAACGTACGGTCGTGAAGGCCGTTCAGGCCGTGAAGATCCCTCCCGACCTTCCGCTCGTCTCCGCCGCCCTCATCGGGTGCGCCGTCCTCACCGGCGTGGGCGCCGTACTGAACCGGGCCCGCGTCGACCGCGGCGACACCGTCGTCGTCATCGGCACCGGCGGCATCGGCCTCAACGTCCTGCAGGGCGCCCGGATCGCGGGCGCGCGGACGATCGTCGCCGTCGACACCAACCCGGCGAAGGAGGCCGCCGCCCGGCAGTTCGGCGCCACCCACTTCCTGACGTCGGTGGACGGCGTACGGGAGGTCCTGGCGACCGGCGCCGACCACGTCTTCGAGTGCGTGGGCCACGTAGGGCTCGTCCGGCAGGCCGTCGACCTGCTCGACCGGCACGGCCAGGCGATCCTGCTCGGCATGCCCGCGCCGACCGCCGAGGCGACGTTCGCGCCCGCCGCGATGTTCCTGGACAAGTCCATCCTCGGCTGCCGGTACGGGAGTTCACGGCCCCAGCACGACATTCCCCGGTACGCCGAGCTGTACCGCACCGGCGTCCTGCTCCTCGACGAGCTGGTGACGGAGACGTACCCCATGGAGGACTTCGCGAAGGCCGTCGACGACGCACGGCAGGGGAGGGTGGCTCGCGGGGTGCTGACCTTCTGA
- a CDS encoding MFS transporter, giving the protein MSYRDLATRPILTWAVVAVGARAPVAMAPLAVVFMVRDRPGGYTLGAVLAAVYVLGEIVGAPLLGMRLRPERARPHLAAGLAGGAVGFAVLGLAHDAHPVVLGAAAFVAGAAPAATSGGLRAMLAAMVPERAVAQAVSGESMLIFGIWSVTPAVTTWLALSVRPYLPMLLAAALMAAAVAGLWALPPGWRADTADRGGEPMRRVLWRAWPVYVTGAAGISLLALAELVLPALLEQRGIALGWAGPLLAGFSAGSAAGAFVYGLRSWPGALRAQSLVLLLAVSGCVALVALLPGAAWLAVLLVLAGVLQAGAMLTRNLLLREVLPPSALTAGYSVMYAAVGAGYAVTGTLSGVLLRSVAPSTAILAGVGLTLLLTVIGVLREPAARDRAAGSAARGVAAGGAESTPVDGGRDPERSL; this is encoded by the coding sequence ATGAGCTATCGCGACCTCGCCACGCGCCCCATCCTGACCTGGGCGGTTGTCGCCGTCGGGGCGCGTGCTCCGGTCGCGATGGCGCCGCTGGCCGTCGTCTTCATGGTCCGCGACCGGCCCGGCGGGTACACCCTCGGCGCCGTGCTCGCCGCCGTCTACGTACTCGGCGAGATCGTCGGCGCACCCCTGCTCGGCATGCGGCTGCGCCCCGAGCGGGCCCGGCCGCACCTGGCGGCGGGGCTCGCGGGCGGGGCGGTCGGGTTCGCCGTGCTCGGCCTCGCCCACGACGCGCACCCGGTGGTGCTCGGCGCCGCCGCGTTCGTCGCCGGGGCGGCGCCCGCCGCGACCTCCGGGGGACTGCGCGCGATGCTCGCCGCGATGGTGCCCGAGCGGGCCGTCGCGCAGGCGGTCAGCGGCGAGTCGATGCTGATCTTCGGCATCTGGTCGGTGACCCCGGCCGTCACCACCTGGCTGGCGCTGAGCGTGCGCCCGTACCTTCCGATGCTGCTCGCGGCCGCACTGATGGCCGCCGCCGTCGCCGGGCTGTGGGCGCTGCCGCCGGGCTGGCGGGCCGACACCGCCGACCGGGGCGGCGAGCCGATGCGCCGGGTGCTGTGGCGGGCCTGGCCGGTGTACGTGACCGGCGCGGCCGGCATCTCCCTGCTGGCCCTGGCCGAACTCGTGCTGCCCGCCCTCCTGGAGCAGCGCGGCATCGCGCTCGGCTGGGCGGGCCCGCTGCTCGCCGGGTTCTCGGCCGGGTCGGCGGCGGGCGCCTTCGTGTACGGGCTGCGCTCGTGGCCCGGCGCCCTGCGCGCGCAGAGCCTGGTGCTGCTGCTCGCGGTCTCGGGGTGCGTGGCGCTCGTCGCGCTGCTGCCGGGGGCGGCATGGCTCGCCGTGCTCCTGGTGCTCGCGGGCGTCCTGCAGGCCGGGGCGATGCTCACCCGCAACCTGCTGCTGCGCGAGGTGCTGCCGCCGAGCGCGCTGACCGCCGGGTACTCGGTGATGTACGCGGCCGTGGGCGCCGGCTACGCGGTCACCGGCACCCTCTCCGGCGTCCTGCTGCGCTCGGTGGCCCCGTCGACCGCGATCCTGGCCGGGGTGGGGCTCACGCTGCTGCTCACGGTGATCGGGGTGCTGCGCGAGCCCGCCGCCCGCGACCGGGCGGCGGGCTCAGCCGCCCGCGGCGTCGCTGCCGGCGGCGCGGAAAGTACGCCGGTAGACGGTGGGCGGGACCCCGAGCGCAGCCTGTAG
- a CDS encoding SDR family oxidoreductase: protein MGNFLAGKVVAVTGAGRGIGRAVALAAAVQGAKVVVNDYGVSIEGASPSSEIADAVVKEIEAAGGEAVAVADDISTMEGGQRIVDTALTRWGRVDGVVCVAGILRERMLFNMTEEEWDPVVATHLKGTFTVFRAASAVMRKQGTGTLIGFTSGNHQGSVAQANYSAAKGGVISLVRSAALGLHKYGVTANAVAPVARTRMSANVPMELKEIGEPEDVAAFVVYLLSDSARSAGITGQVYTVAGPKIAVWAQPRELRAGYVAEGAWTPERIAEFLPGGVGVDPMPLLERVGEMERAAGSGARPNDGPTPPLP, encoded by the coding sequence GTGGGGAACTTCTTGGCAGGCAAAGTGGTCGCCGTGACCGGTGCGGGGCGCGGCATCGGCCGCGCGGTGGCGCTCGCGGCGGCGGTCCAGGGCGCGAAGGTCGTCGTCAACGACTACGGCGTCTCGATCGAGGGCGCCTCGCCCAGCAGCGAGATCGCGGACGCGGTCGTCAAGGAGATCGAGGCGGCGGGCGGCGAGGCGGTCGCCGTCGCCGACGACATCTCGACGATGGAGGGCGGCCAGCGCATCGTCGACACCGCGCTCACCCGGTGGGGCCGGGTGGACGGGGTGGTGTGCGTGGCGGGGATCCTGCGCGAACGCATGCTCTTCAACATGACGGAGGAGGAGTGGGACCCGGTGGTGGCCACCCACCTCAAGGGCACGTTCACCGTGTTCCGGGCGGCGTCGGCGGTGATGCGGAAGCAGGGCACGGGCACGCTGATCGGCTTCACCAGCGGCAACCACCAGGGGAGCGTGGCGCAGGCGAACTACAGCGCGGCGAAGGGCGGCGTGATCTCGCTGGTCCGCAGCGCGGCGCTGGGCCTGCACAAGTACGGGGTCACGGCGAATGCGGTGGCGCCCGTCGCCCGCACCCGGATGTCCGCCAACGTCCCCATGGAACTCAAGGAGATCGGCGAGCCGGAGGACGTGGCGGCGTTCGTGGTCTATCTGCTCAGCGACTCGGCCCGGTCGGCCGGGATCACCGGTCAGGTGTACACGGTCGCCGGGCCCAAGATCGCGGTCTGGGCGCAGCCGCGGGAGCTGCGGGCCGGGTACGTCGCGGAGGGCGCGTGGACGCCGGAGCGGATCGCGGAGTTCCTGCCGGGGGGTGTGGGGGTGGATCCCATGCCGTTGCTGGAGCGGGTGGGGGAGATGGAGCGCGCGGCGGGCTCCGGTGCGCGCCCGAATGATGGCCCCACCCCGCCCCTTCCCTAA
- a CDS encoding acyl-CoA dehydrogenase family protein, with amino-acid sequence MDLSYTPEEEEFRARLREWLAVVLPGLPPKPDPLDWPGRRAYDTGWQRMLYDAGYARVHWGASATLRLIFLEETERAGAPYVGANFVGLLHAGPTIAAEGTEEQRARWLEPVLRGDEVWCQGFSEPDAGSDLAALRTRAVRDGDAYVVSGSKIWTSHAQVADWCELLVRTDPDAPRHRGISWLAMPMDAPGITVRPLRTLAGSDEFAQLFLDEVRIPVGHRVGAENDGWRVTMVTLSYERGTAFVGEVVACRRVLVEIARAAHKNGTWDDPVIRRRLGCLHAEFTALWRLIQWNVSESERTGGVPGVGGSVFKLRYSHARQELYDAAAAVLGPDALDLGREWTLDRLSSLSYTIAAGTSQIQQNIVAERILGLPKGR; translated from the coding sequence ATGGACCTCTCGTACACGCCCGAGGAGGAAGAGTTCCGGGCACGGCTCAGGGAGTGGCTCGCGGTCGTGCTGCCGGGGCTGCCGCCGAAGCCGGACCCGCTGGACTGGCCGGGGCGGCGCGCGTACGACACCGGCTGGCAGCGGATGCTGTACGACGCCGGGTACGCGCGCGTGCACTGGGGCGCGTCCGCCACCCTGCGGCTGATCTTCCTGGAGGAGACCGAGCGCGCGGGGGCACCCTATGTCGGCGCGAACTTCGTGGGGCTGCTGCACGCGGGCCCCACCATCGCGGCCGAGGGCACCGAGGAGCAGCGCGCGCGGTGGCTGGAGCCGGTGCTGCGCGGGGACGAGGTGTGGTGCCAGGGGTTCAGCGAGCCCGACGCGGGCTCGGATCTGGCGGCGCTGCGGACCCGGGCGGTGCGCGACGGGGACGCGTACGTGGTGAGCGGCTCCAAGATCTGGACCTCGCACGCGCAGGTCGCCGACTGGTGCGAACTACTGGTGCGCACCGACCCGGACGCGCCCAGGCACCGGGGCATCAGCTGGCTGGCGATGCCCATGGACGCGCCCGGCATCACGGTACGGCCGCTGCGCACCCTCGCCGGGTCGGACGAGTTCGCCCAGCTCTTCCTCGACGAGGTGCGGATCCCGGTCGGCCACCGCGTCGGCGCCGAGAACGACGGCTGGCGCGTGACCATGGTGACGCTGTCGTACGAGCGGGGCACGGCCTTCGTCGGTGAGGTGGTCGCCTGCCGCCGCGTCCTGGTGGAGATCGCCCGCGCGGCCCATAAGAACGGCACCTGGGACGACCCGGTGATCCGCCGCCGACTGGGGTGTCTGCACGCCGAGTTCACCGCGCTGTGGCGCCTGATCCAGTGGAACGTGAGCGAGTCGGAGCGTACGGGCGGCGTGCCCGGGGTCGGCGGCTCGGTCTTCAAGCTCCGCTACTCGCACGCCCGCCAGGAGCTCTACGACGCGGCCGCCGCCGTCCTCGGCCCCGACGCCCTCGACCTCGGCCGCGAGTGGACCCTGGACCGGCTGTCCTCGCTCTCGTACACCATCGCCGCCGGCACCTCGCAGATCCAGCAGAACATCGTCGCCGAGCGGATCCTCGGCCTGCCGAAGGGCCGCTGA
- a CDS encoding GlxA family transcriptional regulator has translation MAPPQPHRIVVLALDGLLPFELGIPQRIFGRARSGGEGREALYSVVTCSVRAAGPVRTDADFAVLVENGPEALALADTVVVPASHELGPVYEEGVLTPELEAAFAYVRPGTRMVSICTGSYVLAAAGYLDGRPATTHWWHAEHFQRLFPSVDVDPDVLFVDDGDVLTSAGVAAGIDLCLHLVRRDHGAAVANDVARRTVVPPHRDGGQAQYIERPLPQPQLATTTAARAWALGRLDEPIQLRDMAEQEAMSVRTFTRRFREETGLSPGQWLAQQRVERARHLLETSDLSVDRIARDAGFGTATSLRQHLQAALGVPPTVYRRTFRAAGSDAAGG, from the coding sequence ATGGCCCCGCCCCAACCCCACCGCATAGTCGTCCTCGCCCTCGACGGCCTCCTCCCCTTCGAGCTCGGCATCCCGCAGCGGATCTTCGGGCGGGCGCGCAGTGGGGGTGAGGGGCGGGAGGCGTTGTATTCCGTCGTCACCTGCTCGGTGCGGGCGGCCGGGCCCGTGCGGACCGACGCCGACTTCGCCGTGCTCGTGGAGAACGGGCCCGAGGCGCTGGCCCTCGCGGACACCGTGGTCGTGCCCGCCTCGCACGAGCTGGGGCCGGTGTACGAGGAGGGCGTGCTCACGCCGGAGCTGGAAGCGGCGTTCGCGTATGTACGGCCCGGTACGCGCATGGTCTCCATCTGCACCGGGAGCTATGTGCTGGCCGCCGCCGGGTACCTCGACGGGCGGCCCGCCACCACCCACTGGTGGCACGCCGAGCACTTCCAGCGGCTCTTCCCGTCCGTCGACGTCGACCCGGACGTGCTGTTCGTCGACGACGGGGACGTGCTGACCTCGGCCGGGGTCGCCGCCGGGATCGACCTCTGTCTGCACCTGGTGCGGCGCGACCACGGGGCGGCGGTCGCCAACGACGTGGCGCGGCGGACCGTGGTGCCGCCGCACCGGGACGGCGGGCAGGCCCAGTACATCGAACGCCCGCTGCCGCAGCCGCAGTTGGCGACGACCACCGCCGCCCGCGCCTGGGCGCTCGGGCGCCTGGACGAGCCGATCCAGCTGCGGGACATGGCGGAGCAGGAGGCGATGTCCGTACGGACGTTCACGCGCCGGTTCCGCGAGGAGACGGGGCTGAGCCCCGGGCAGTGGCTCGCCCAGCAGCGCGTCGAGCGCGCCCGGCACCTGCTGGAGACGAGCGACCTGTCCGTGGACCGGATCGCCCGCGACGCCGGATTCGGTACGGCGACCTCGCTGCGCCAGCACCTACAGGCTGCGCTCGGGGTCCCGCCCACCGTCTACCGGCGTACTTTCCGCGCCGCCGGCAGCGACGCCGCGGGCGGCTGA
- a CDS encoding acyl-CoA dehydrogenase family protein, giving the protein MDFQLTDDQRALRAGIRELLARRFDSTALRAAVDGGGLDRGLWRALGEAGFFALRLPEEAGGVGLGLPEAVLLFEEAGRALLPGPLIATHLAAGLVEGAAEGRAVVTAPDGGLVEWLEEADVVRGDVAGAEPIRSADPLTPLHRLPDGGDKGPPEWALLTAAEQLGSAGRTTAMAVQHAREREQFGQPIGAFQAVKHLCAQMLVRTEVARAAVYAAAVTGDPVEIAGAKLLADEAAVRCARDCLQVYGGMGFTWEAEVHLHLKRAWLRRERWLPTVPAQELQAAALEEAM; this is encoded by the coding sequence ATGGACTTCCAACTCACGGATGACCAACGGGCATTGAGGGCGGGCATACGGGAGCTGCTCGCCCGGCGCTTCGACTCGACGGCGCTGCGGGCCGCCGTCGACGGGGGAGGGCTCGACCGGGGTCTGTGGCGGGCGCTCGGCGAGGCCGGGTTCTTCGCGCTGCGGCTGCCGGAGGAGGCGGGCGGGGTGGGGCTCGGGCTGCCCGAGGCGGTGCTGCTCTTCGAGGAGGCGGGGCGGGCGCTGCTCCCCGGACCGCTGATCGCCACGCATCTGGCGGCGGGCCTGGTCGAGGGGGCGGCCGAGGGCCGGGCGGTGGTGACCGCGCCCGACGGAGGCCTGGTGGAGTGGCTGGAGGAGGCCGACGTCGTACGGGGAGACGTCGCCGGCGCCGAGCCGATCCGCTCGGCCGACCCGCTCACCCCCCTGCACCGCCTGCCGGACGGCGGGGACAAGGGGCCGCCGGAGTGGGCGCTGCTGACCGCCGCCGAGCAGCTGGGCAGCGCCGGCCGCACCACCGCGATGGCGGTCCAACACGCTCGCGAGCGCGAGCAGTTCGGGCAGCCCATCGGCGCGTTCCAGGCGGTCAAGCACCTGTGCGCGCAGATGCTGGTCCGCACCGAGGTGGCCCGCGCCGCCGTGTACGCGGCGGCCGTGACCGGCGACCCGGTGGAGATCGCGGGCGCCAAGCTGCTGGCCGACGAGGCGGCGGTGCGGTGTGCCCGGGACTGTCTCCAGGTGTACGGCGGGATGGGCTTCACCTGGGAGGCGGAGGTCCATCTGCACCTGAAGCGGGCGTGGCTGCGGCGCGAGCGGTGGCTGCCGACGGTCCCGGCGCAGGAGCTCCAGGCGGCGGCGCTGGAGGAGGCGATGTGA
- a CDS encoding cyclase family protein: protein MPAASALPPEFHDIAKRVNNWGRWGPDDEIGTLNLITDDVVRTAATTVRTGRRIPLALPLEQNGVQTGLIPGRVNPLHTMVQINQEIFGPGTVATSDDAVTFGLQAATHWDALTHVSHSGRIYNGRPAATITAHGGAEFSGIDKPRHLVSRGVLLDVARVHGVDRLPGGHAVTPEDLAAAEELGRVTVRAGDIVLVRTGQIQLCLGGDKHGYGFPSPGLSLRTPEWFHARDVAAVANDTLTFEIFPPEVENLWLPVHALDLVEMGMLQGQNWNLEELSTACAQERRYAFWLSAMPEPFVGATGTPVAPVAVL, encoded by the coding sequence ATGCCAGCAGCCTCCGCACTGCCCCCCGAGTTCCACGACATCGCCAAACGCGTGAACAACTGGGGGCGTTGGGGCCCGGACGACGAGATCGGGACGCTCAATCTCATCACCGACGACGTCGTACGCACCGCCGCCACCACCGTCCGCACCGGCCGCCGCATCCCCCTCGCGCTCCCCCTGGAGCAGAACGGCGTCCAGACCGGGCTGATCCCCGGCCGGGTCAACCCGCTGCACACCATGGTGCAGATCAACCAGGAGATCTTCGGCCCCGGCACCGTCGCCACCAGCGACGACGCCGTGACGTTCGGGCTCCAGGCCGCCACCCACTGGGACGCCCTCACCCATGTCTCGCACTCCGGCCGCATCTACAACGGCCGCCCGGCCGCCACCATCACCGCCCACGGCGGCGCCGAGTTCAGCGGGATCGACAAGCCCCGCCATCTCGTCTCGCGCGGTGTCCTGCTCGACGTGGCCCGCGTCCACGGCGTGGACCGGCTGCCCGGCGGGCACGCGGTCACCCCCGAGGACCTTGCGGCGGCCGAGGAGCTGGGCCGCGTCACCGTACGCGCGGGCGACATCGTGCTCGTACGCACCGGGCAGATCCAGCTCTGCCTCGGCGGCGACAAGCACGGGTACGGGTTCCCCTCGCCGGGCCTCTCCCTCCGTACGCCCGAGTGGTTCCACGCGCGCGATGTCGCGGCCGTCGCCAACGACACCCTCACGTTCGAGATCTTCCCGCCGGAGGTCGAGAACCTGTGGCTGCCGGTGCACGCGCTCGACCTGGTCGAGATGGGGATGCTGCAGGGACAGAACTGGAATCTCGAAGAGTTGTCCACAGCCTGTGCGCAAGAGCGGCGGTACGCGTTCTGGCTGTCGGCGATGCCCGAGCCGTTCGTGGGCGCCACGGGGACTCCGGTCGCGCCGGTCGCCGTGCTGTAG